In Oceanispirochaeta sp. M1, the genomic stretch TGCATTCAACACAGACAACGATATCCTCTTTGTAAGGGTTAATTGCTTCAAGGAAATCATCAGGGTCTGTTTGTATATTTTTGTGATTGAGAATTTTCCCGCTTTGATCCATAATGCAAATGTTCATAACTTTGGTGTGGAGATCGATACCACAATAGTAGTGGTGTTGTTCTTTATAGAATCTCATAAGGATACCTCCAAAATGGTTATTTGAGTATTAATTCTACTCGAAACCAGGGAGCCCTTAATGAGTAGCAATGTATTGGAGTGGACAAACCCTTCGGGACAGCTTTGCAACGCAATTCGGCGTTTTCTACAGCAAAATGGTATAGATCTCCATTACAAAACTCTTAGGGACATCATTTACGGATATTAGGCGTTCATATTGGATGGAATTGTAAACGTATATATGGTAATAAGTTAAACTTGAATAATGCGGCAATAAAATCATTCAGTATCAAAAGTTGACTGTAACTTAATTGTAAACCAGGTCAAATCTATACAAGTAATCTAAGGAAAAACTTGAGAAATGTTATTCATGGTATGAAGAAGCATTTAGAAAATAAGAATGATTTGAAACCTCCGGTGATCGGGTCATTCCCTGGGGTAATAATTGGAATAAAACTATTTATTCACTTAATTGAATTAAAAACAATTTATTGCTATTCTCATTTTTATTATGGATAAACTTGAAAAGTATTTTTCAAAACATATGACTCTATCATCAGATTTAATAGCCAAGTTTAGAAAGGCTCATATTATTAAAGAATATAAAAAAGGCTCTCTTATATTAATTCAGGGAGAAATATCAAATGAAACCTTTTTTATTTTGGAAGGATGTGTCAGAAGTTATATAATTGATAATTGCGAGGAAAAAACGATAGAATTCTATATTGAGGAAGATCCTGTAATACCTTTGAATTACGGTCAGAATGTAGAATCTGTTCATTATTTGGAATGTATTGAGGATACAATTGTCGTTGTATCCAATGAAGAAATAGAAGAAAAAATGTTAAATGAATTTCCGGAACTGAAAGAAGCTAGTAGAATTTATTCAAAAAAACTTATTGAAAATCTTCAGAACAAGTTTACAGAATATAGAATATCTACCCCGGAAGAAAGATATAAGTATTTCTTATTTAATAAACCTCAGCTGGTTAACAGGATTCCTCAATATCTATTAGCAAGTT encodes the following:
- a CDS encoding Crp/Fnr family transcriptional regulator, yielding MDKLEKYFSKHMTLSSDLIAKFRKAHIIKEYKKGSLILIQGEISNETFFILEGCVRSYIIDNCEEKTIEFYIEEDPVIPLNYGQNVESVHYLECIEDTIVVVSNEEIEEKMLNEFPELKEASRIYSKKLIENLQNKFTEYRISTPEERYKYFLFNKPQLVNRIPQYLLASYLGVKPESLSRIKRRLSGK